TGTGCAATTTCGGACATCCGTTGCCGATAAAGGCCGCTGCCATGGACTGcaccagcagcaggagCCAACCCTGATTTGTACGTCGTCACCCCATCTCGTATAAAAGACCGCATATTgtcccatcctcttctcttctctccatctaCCATCCATAATAAACAAAAATGAGCTTCATTGCCAGCCGAAACGCTCTCAGGTCCCAGGTGAGCTCTggttttcttttccttcattGGTCATGCAAGGACTAACAGCCCATCAGTTGCGTCCCTCCCTTGCGAGGACCTTCGCTACCACCCCTGCCGCCTACGCCCAGTCCCTCAAGGACCGCATGGCTGAGCTCATCCCCCAAGAGATTGAAAACGTCAAGGCTACCCGTGCCGCCCACGGCGCCAAGTCCCTCGGCGATGTCACCGTCGACATGGCTTACGGTGGTATGCGAGGTATCAAGGGCCTTATCTGGGAGGGTTCCGTTCTCGACCCCAACGAGGGTATCCGATTCCGTGGCTTGACCATCCCCGAGTGCCAACAGAAGCTCCCCACTGCTCCTGGTGGTTCCGAGCCCTTGCCTGAAGCTCTCTTCTGGTTGCTTTTGACTGGTGAGGTCCCTACCGACGAGCAAGTCAAGGGTCTCTCCCAGGAGTGGGCTGCCAGGGCTGCCATCCCCAAGTTCGTTGAGGAGTTGATCGACCGATGCCCCAACACTCTCCACCCCATGACTCAGTTCGCCATCGCCGTTAACGCTGTAAGTGCTTTTTTGACGCGAAAAATCGATTTATGGCTGAGACAGCGTGCGACAGCTTAACCACGACTCTGCCTTCGCCAAGGCCTACTCTAACGGTGTACACAAGAAGGAGTACTGGAAGACTACCTTCGATGACTCTATGGACCTCATTGCCAAGCTCCCTAACATTGCTGGCCGAATCTTCCGAAACGTCTTCGGTGACGGCAAGCTCCCTCCCATTGACCCCAGCAAGGACTACTCTGCCAACTTGGCTACCTTGCTCGGTTTCGGTGAAAACGCCGACTTTGTCGAGCTCATGAGATTGTACATCACTATCCACTCTGACCACGAAGGTGGTAACGTTTCCGCCCACACCGGTCACTTGGTCGGTTCCGCCCTTTCTGAccccttccttgccttcggTGCTTCCTTGAACGGTCTCGCCGGTCCCCTCCACGGTCTCGCCAACCAGGAAGTCCTCCGATGGGTCCAGAAGATGCGATCCCAGATTGGTGAGGACGCTTCTGACGAGAAGGTTGCCGAGTATGTCTGGTCTACCCTCAAGTCTGGCCAAGTGGTTCCCGGTTACGGCCACGCCGTCCTTAGGAAGACTGTAAATAGCGAACCTGCTTGTTGCTTTGAAACTTGCTAATCCCTTTTACTAGGACCCCCGATACACAGCTCAGCGAGAGTTCGCCCTCAAGCACTTGCCCGAGGACCCactcttcaagctcgtcgGTCAGATCTACAAGATCGTCCCTAACATTCTCCTCGAGGCCGGTAAGGCCAAGAGTAAGTCGCTTTTAACCAATCCTCAGTCATGATATGCTGACGGCCTGCAGACCCCTGGCCCAATGTCGATGCCCACTCCGGTGTCCTCCTTACTTACTACGGTCTCCACCAGCAGGACTTCTACACCGTCCTCTTTGGTGTTTCCCGTGCCTTTGGTGTTGTTTCTCAGCTCATCTGGGACCGAGCTCTTGGTGTAAGTCTCCCATACCGGCCTTGTGTTATCACTCGCAACTTTCTGACTCTTTACCCTTCTTTTTTAGATGCCTCTCGAGAGGCCCAAGTCTTACTCCACCGAGGccatcaagaagatgttCGAGGGCAAGTAAGCGCTTGACATCAGCTGAGTTCGTTTTGGTGTATGGCAGCAAGAAGCCTCGCCGCGTGCGCAAGAAGGAATGAAGGTGTAAGAAGCTTTAACACGGTCGACTGGGTTGACTTGTATATTGTCCTTGGTCTCTGTGGATTCATATATTTTTGGAATGGATGGTCTAGATCGTTTCATTTGTCTGTTCTTTCGGGGTTTTTTCTGTTGCCAACTGCCGCTTTCTGTCTGTGTTGAACAGGCTATTATTGCACTCATGAGGTCAGCAATTGCTGTATTCCAGCAATATTAACATTTACTTATCATCATTGTCGATCACTGACTAAAAGAAGTCGGGCCAGAGATAACCGGCgctgcttcctcttcggaACTCGGCATCTCATTGCCGGAATAGGGCCATCGCGGTCAAGATAGATGAATGCCGCAAACATTCCCGCCACAATAATAGTCAAGTATTAGTCCATGGGAGAAACGGTTATTTAGTGGATGATTGACAGCTGTAACGTTCAGCCATAAATGCTACCTCTACTATCATTCATGACGTACACCTCCATGGGTTGCCCAGGTACATGTTCCAACTTTGTCAAGGCCTACCCCGCCGCTTTCGCGGAGGCTTACTGGTCTATCAACTCGCTCCGCGTCTATACCGCCTCTGGCAAACCAGTATCTACCTCCAACCTCTCAGGCGGGGCAATTGCGGGGATCGTAATTGGTTGTGTAGCGGCTTTGGTAGTGATAGCGTTTGGGTGGTGGAAGTACACTAtttgggagaggaagaggaatttAAAAAAGGGTCGAGTCTCGATGATCTCGGTGGCAATATCAACCTCAAAGGAGCACTTGCCGATACGTACAAAAAGCTGGCATCGCGTAACCGCGTATTGGGCCTACGAAGCTTGCTCCCCGCAAGACGGTGCATAGTTTCCTGGAGGGAGAAACGTCAACGCAGGTGCACGGGTGTACCCTGAGATATAACCATTCACCTACCAGCTCTGATATCCAATTGACGGGCGCGAGTTCATATTATAGTCATCATACAAGATCATTGACGTCTGGAGTAAGGCCTGCTTGTGCGAGCAGCCGGGTTGGATAGGTTGGTTTAAACAGATCATATCGGACATTTTGTTGTAGATTTTGATGGCTTATCTAGTCTACGAGCCTTTATGCATCTCTTATCTGCGCCCTATATTCATATCTTTCTTAATTCCTGTACGAATAGACGCCTACATGCCATTAATTCATGTTGAATCCTTCACACAAAAGAGCTGTCTGGGTAAATATTCtatttccatcttcccacTCTACAAATCTCCCATGTCATCCATATCGTCAGGCTCGTCACTCTCCTGAATAAGTTGCGCAATTTCTCGGTCTCGTTCGCGCGACTCGGCGGCAGAGTCGAGTTCTTTGCGGTGAGCGTTTGGAGGATATCGCATCGCCTGAGAAGATCCAAGATTAACAACACGCCAAGGAGACAATGATCGATGTAATTAAATGAAAACTCACCCTAACACTCTCATTATACACCTGAGTGCAGTACTGTACCCTCTTCTGGAACTGCTTCGCCGGCTCATCCGTCTCGTAAAGGTCTTTCGCGACCTTGCTTTGCATCCATCCACCTTGCGGGTCAATTGTCGCATCAATCACTCCATCCTTGATCGCCTTGGCGACAATGTACTCTGTGTCCTCCTCCGAGTCGAGGTGGAGCTTGATGCAGATATCGGCAAGGGAAATGCGGGAGTAAGCAAGAGTGATGGTGCGCAAAGCAGTCTTGATGACAAAGTGTCGCAAAcgagagatgaggaagtGGGTAGAGTCGGCGAAAAAGGTAGCTTCATGGGTTTGGAAAGCTTTTTGGAAACCGGCAACGTCACCGATACGTACGGCTTGAACGATTTGGAAGTAAGGGGCAAGAGCTTGTTTGAGGACTGGCTTGCGGAACAAGGCTCGGTCGGGAATGACACCAGTCAACAACACGACGATGATAAAGTACTTGTGGATAAGTTGGACAAATCCGGGAGCAACTTCGCCTTTGGGTGCTCTCCTGATCGCTGTCTGAAGATAATTGCGGGCTTCAGCATAGTTGAGCTGAATGGCTCGAAGTCGCCCAGTGTAGAATAACCATCGGACGGTCTGAGCCTGGTTCGCAGCGCCGTGGAATTGAGTCTTGGAAACAAGCTTTTCGGCTTGTTCGTATTGAGAGTTGGCGAGATATGATCGCaagagaaggttgaggacaGTAACCTCAAGAGTCTCGTCTTTCCTCAGAGCGGCGGTCTGTCGAACAGCCAGGAGTTGACTGACAACAATTGGTCAGTATCGGTAAACAAAGCCATGTGAAGGAATCTCACGGTTGAAGTTCAGCCAAACGGCCCTGAAGCTCATAAGCGCGGGCGACGTAGAACCAAACCTTGCCGACAAGCTGGTCCATTGTCCGTCTGTTCCAAGTGCTAATTAAGTCTGCAGTCTCCATTGCAAAGTCTCCTGCCTAACGAAACTAATCaacacccttcttctcgtctttcatctctttttGGAATGAATAAAAAAACATACCTCGATAATGCGCCCTGCATCGAGGTTGGCGAGAATCAAAAGCAGCCTCAAATACACAATCCCCTCAGGTAAAAGGTCACCAGTAGCAGGATATATAGGGGGCAcaaacttcttcttggggGTGGGAACGGTAGTCCCTTCAGCAGCGGGGGCAGAAGAATCGACTTCCATCGCATTTGATTGTTGCTCAGTAACGGCGGGCGCAGATTcggggagggaggaaaagatgggcGAGGCGATGAGTGTTTGACCGGTCTTGGCTGTAAAGTTGGGAAATATCAGTCACCGCACACCTGACGCTTGAGAATTTCATTTAATCAAAATTCCTTACATCCTTTAGGGAAAGCATCGTCCAAGACAGACTTCAAAACATTCTTTgtcaacttcttcctcaaggacGTCAAGGTTCGCAAAACACGGATAGTGAATCGAGGTTCAATATTGTTGACGGCCCGACCGATCAAAGCAATGTTGTTGAGAATCTCTGCAGTAAGCGATTGTCAGCGACAGATCATGGACATTCATTACTGGATAGTAGGGCAACAAAACCTACCCTCTTCGACAGTTGGGACAGCTTCCACGACagccttctcttctgtcTGCTGGGATTTCTCACCAACGTTCTTGTCCTGGGAGTCTGCGAGCTTTTCCGGTTGGTTAGTCATGGAGAAGATAGATTGTATAGATATAGAGATAAAATAGAACAAGAATGGGGTACCCAattgaggaaagagatgtcATCACGACGCGCAAGCCAGCCCACCCCCGCCAGTCTCAGGAGACTTCCTAATGCGTACGTAATCAACACGCTCTTCCCTGAAAATGAGATGTGCTGTTCTGCGTGGCTGATCTCTTCGTCGACAGTCACGAACcaactctttttcctcccaTACTTTACGGCG
The nucleotide sequence above comes from Cryptococcus neoformans var. grubii H99 chromosome 1, complete sequence. Encoded proteins:
- a CDS encoding 26S proteasome regulatory subunit N3; amino-acid sequence: MTNQPEKLADSQDKNVGEKSQQTEEKAVVEAVPTVEEEILNNIALIGRAVNNIEPRFTIRVLRTLTSLRKKLTKNVLKSVLDDAFPKGSKTGQTLIASPIFSSLPESAPAVTEQQSNAMEVDSSAPAAEGTTVPTPKKKFVPPIYPATGDLLPEGIVYLRLLLILANLDAGRIIEAGDFAMETADLISTWNRRTMDQLVGKVWFYVARAYELQGRLAELQPQLLAVRQTAALRKDETLEVTVLNLLLRSYLANSQYEQAEKLVSKTQFHGAANQAQTVRWLFYTGRLRAIQLNYAEARNYLQTAIRRAPKGEVAPGFVQLIHKYFIIVVLLTGVIPDRALFRKPVLKQALAPYFQIVQAVRIGDVAGFQKAFQTHEATFFADSTHFLISRLRHFVIKTALRTITLAYSRISLADICIKLHLDSEEDTEYIVAKAIKDGVIDATIDPQGGWMQSKVAKDLYETDEPAKQFQKRVQYCTQVYNESVRAMRYPPNAHRKELDSAAESRERDREIAQLIQESDEPDDMDDMGDL
- a CDS encoding citrate synthase, mitochondrial gives rise to the protein MSFIASRNALRSQLRPSLARTFATTPAAYAQSLKDRMAELIPQEIENVKATRAAHGAKSLGDVTVDMAYGGMRGIKGLIWEGSVLDPNEGIRFRGLTIPECQQKLPTAPGGSEPLPEALFWLLLTGEVPTDEQVKGLSQEWAARAAIPKFVEELIDRCPNTLHPMTQFAIAVNALNHDSAFAKAYSNGVHKKEYWKTTFDDSMDLIAKLPNIAGRIFRNVFGDGKLPPIDPSKDYSANLATLLGFGENADFVELMRLYITIHSDHEGGNVSAHTGHLVGSALSDPFLAFGASLNGLAGPLHGLANQEVLRWVQKMRSQIGEDASDEKVAEYVWSTLKSGQVVPGYGHAVLRKTDPRYTAQREFALKHLPEDPLFKLVGQIYKIVPNILLEAGKAKNPWPNVDAHSGVLLTYYGLHQQDFYTVLFGVSRAFGVVSQLIWDRALGMPLERPKSYSTEAIKKMFEGK